The following coding sequences are from one Streptomyces dengpaensis window:
- a CDS encoding glycosyltransferase family 2 protein: MVIATQLRPDRLAFLAAMHASLCRQSVPWEAIVALDGADPARLPAALAADARVRVLALPRPVGAACARNLALNEVRTEYVNWADDDDEFTDWAMALRLHTLEQTGVGWCAGYSQDLHEDGATTLWRCPTPPGRHEAGDVWRYWKDPADTIPLGPTTLLARTDLVRAAPMGGLVQGEDYCALAITCLAPGVLLPVPVYRYRKHAGQMTAQDSYDQLEASARVFAHRFGTSLRAASLSLRDSASSTA; this comes from the coding sequence GTGGTCATCGCCACCCAACTCCGCCCGGACCGCCTTGCATTCCTCGCGGCCATGCATGCCAGCCTGTGCCGGCAGAGCGTCCCGTGGGAGGCCATCGTCGCCCTCGATGGCGCCGACCCCGCCCGGCTTCCCGCCGCCCTTGCCGCCGACGCCCGCGTCCGCGTCCTCGCCCTGCCGCGCCCGGTCGGTGCGGCCTGCGCGAGGAATCTGGCGCTCAATGAGGTGCGTACCGAGTACGTCAACTGGGCCGATGACGATGACGAGTTCACCGACTGGGCCATGGCACTGCGCCTGCACACCCTGGAGCAGACCGGGGTGGGCTGGTGCGCCGGATACAGCCAGGACCTGCACGAGGACGGTGCCACGACCCTGTGGCGGTGCCCGACGCCGCCGGGCCGGCACGAGGCCGGCGACGTCTGGCGGTACTGGAAGGACCCGGCCGACACCATCCCGCTCGGCCCCACCACCCTGTTGGCCCGCACCGACCTGGTGCGCGCGGCCCCCATGGGCGGACTCGTGCAGGGCGAGGACTACTGCGCCCTGGCGATCACCTGTCTCGCTCCGGGAGTCCTGCTGCCCGTTCCGGTCTACCGCTACCGCAAGCACGCCGGCCAGATGACCGCGCAGGACTCGTACGACCAGTTGGAAGCGAGCGCGCGGGTCTTCGCCCATCGGTTCGGCACCAGCCTGCGCGCCGCATCGCTCTCGCTGCGCGATTCCGCCTCCTCCACCGCGTAG
- a CDS encoding DUF317 domain-containing protein, whose translation MPTDPAQDRPREKILISPRYLAASLPNDHRQLLDVFAEDSTWSAHTDESSVTVTSPCQRITIRHDQSAVGQGAHLVISARTDEEAPERWRTDVSGNVPIELVARLISTLAHELASDPDHVVYGIGTEHGLLELYVDADVWNYFEDSGLSGFISHDGHAAVVNRAVDSPTPPIHGDASITWHLAASPEDLGHLWDISLTDKTPPFLMHAVVAEALDPRPTLRSTTFPVPAVVAPLVTIQRAPSPSPRPSAQPPHDGPPRSPEPKRTPKTR comes from the coding sequence ATGCCCACCGACCCCGCCCAGGACAGGCCGCGAGAGAAGATCCTCATCTCTCCCCGCTATCTGGCCGCCAGCCTCCCCAACGACCACCGACAGCTCCTGGACGTCTTCGCCGAGGACTCCACATGGAGCGCACACACCGACGAGTCGTCGGTGACCGTCACCAGCCCGTGCCAGCGCATCACGATCCGCCACGACCAGTCAGCCGTCGGCCAAGGCGCCCACCTGGTGATCTCAGCCCGCACCGACGAGGAAGCACCCGAGCGCTGGCGGACGGACGTCTCCGGCAACGTGCCGATCGAACTCGTCGCCCGACTCATCAGCACCCTGGCACACGAACTGGCCAGCGACCCGGATCACGTCGTCTACGGCATCGGCACCGAACACGGCCTGCTGGAGCTCTACGTCGACGCCGACGTCTGGAACTACTTCGAGGACTCCGGGCTCTCCGGATTCATCTCGCACGACGGTCACGCTGCCGTGGTCAACCGGGCCGTGGACTCGCCGACGCCACCCATCCACGGGGACGCATCCATCACCTGGCACCTGGCGGCCTCCCCGGAAGACCTCGGTCACCTGTGGGACATCTCGCTCACGGACAAGACGCCGCCCTTCCTCATGCACGCGGTCGTCGCCGAGGCCCTCGATCCCCGGCCCACCCTGCGCTCCACGACCTTTCCGGTCCCCGCGGTCGTCGCCCCCCTGGTCACCATTCAACGGGCTCCGTCGCCCTCTCCTCGCCCCTCGGCGCAGCCTCCCCACGACGGACCACCGCGCAGCCCCGAGCCCAAGCGCACCCCGAAGACCCGCTGA